Within the uncultured Fibrobacter sp. genome, the region TTGCTGGGCCGCCACGCTCGGGCCGCCCGCACCCGCGAAGCTCCATTCGAGGATGCCCATCGTGGAGTCCTTCGAGCCCTTGAACACGAGGAACAGTTCGTCCACGACACCGGTCAACCCGGTCACTTCGCAAGTGTTTTCAGCATAGTCGTTCCAACCGCTCGTTTTCTGGATGTCGCAAGTTCCCGCGAGAGTGCCGGAAGCGGAACCGCTGTGGATTTCAATCTTGTTGCCGTCGCCAACGCTCGCTGCGACCACGTTGAACGACGTGGCACCACCGCCGAAGTCCACTCCGGAAACGCGAATCCAGGATTCCTTGCTCGCATACGGAGTCAGCACATGCTTGGCTGCGACACCGCCAGACCAGTCGGATTTGTTCCAGTCGGTACGGCTGCGGATATTCTTCTGCTTGGAACTCGTGAGTGCCGGATAGACTTCGTAGGGATTGAAGTTCTCAACCTGCTTCGGACCATTGTCCGTATAAGTCAGCTTGTTCATCTCGTCGCCATTGTAGGTGAACTCGTCGATACTCACACTACGGTGGTAAGCCGGGTCAGGATTGGCATTGCCCAGAGAAGCCGGATGTTCAGAAGCCTGGACGAGGCGGCGGTCATGGTAGACGACATACCACTTGCCCTTGAACTGGGCGATACCGTGGTGGTTATTGTTGTTCGCGTTGATGTTGCGGCCGTTGATGTTCGGGTTATCCATGAAGATGCCCTTGTACGTATAGGGGCCCATCGGATTGCTCGACGTACCGTAAGCGATACGCAAATCGGCGGTACTGTACGAAAGGTAGTAGGTGGAGCCCTTCTTGTGGATGTAGGAGGCTTCCATCGCCTTCGGGCCGCCAATCTTCAGCTCGACCTTGGAACTCACGTCAAAACCGTTGATGTTCTTGTTGAGCTTGTAGATGTTGAAGATGTTGTTGTTGTTGTCCCTGGCCGGGCGCGAATCGCTATCGCCACCACCGAAGGTGAAGTAGCCCTGGCCGTCGTCATCGAAGAAGATGGCCGGGTCGAAGCACCAACCGATGCCGTCGCAGTCCGCGAGGCCACCACCCCAGTTGTTGATGAGTTTCTTGTTGTCGGGAACCGGGTTCTTGTAAGGTCCCTGGATTTCGTCAGCACCGACGAGCCCCACGCCACCGCCTCCGCCATCGGGATAGACGATGTAGAACCGGCCATCGGGGCCGATATCGATACCCGAAGCCCAAATGTCGCCGATGTTATCGTATTCACGCTTGGCCTCGAGGACAATACCGAAGTCCGTCCAGTTCTTCATATCGCGACTGCGAAAAGCATAGAGCGACTTGATGGTATAGCCATCGCTGCCGGCCGGATCGTCCGAGTCGGTAATGATGTAAAAATATTCGTCATCCGCCGTAGCCGCCGGATCTGCCAAGTAATGGTAATTAGAAATCGGGTTGTCCGCCAAAGCAAAAGCAGCCAATCCGAAAGACATCGCCAAAACCAACTTCCCGTATTTCTTCATCTTCATAGAATACACCTTTTTTTGATGCCCCATAAGGGCCATCAATTTAAAATTATACGAAAAAAGGCGATTTTTCGCCTTCAAAACACAATCGTCATGGATTTTTTATCAAAAGGAATCCCCATAAGGGGACTTCCAGAAACAAGTGTGACGGGAATCACACTGCAGTCGGTTTCGAAACGACCGGACGGATTCTCTTTCCGCAAAGTGTGACGACAATTCCCGCCTGCGCAAACATGTAGTAGGCCGTATCGCGGCTGTTGTTGAGCGTCGATTTGGGATCGTAATCGTCCTTGGTCACAAAGACTTCTGCAACGCCGGAAAGGCTCACGTCCAAAGCGCAGCGCTCGCACGGGAAACCAATAACATAGAGCTTGGAACCAGGAGGCACCTTGCCGCGGGCATAATGCAGAGCATTGATTTCGGCATGCACCATGAAGGGGTATTTGTTGGCCTCGAACTCGTGGTGACTCAGCACTTCTCCCGTATCCGCATCCAGTAGGTCGTAAGCGAGCTTCTGCTTTTCGCGGGTATAAGGGACCGTTTCGTCGTCGAATCCCGCCGGAGCCCCGTTGTAACCTGTGCTGATAACGCGCCCATCGGCACTTACGAGCACGGCACCCATTTGGGTATTTTGGTCCTTGGAGAGGCGGGCCTGCGCCACCATCATCTGGGTATAGACTTCGTCACGGAGCTTTGTACGGGTAGGATTGTTATTCATGCGAAAAAATATAGTCAAAAAGAAAGCTTTCAGCACCCATGCTTGAATTTTTCTATAATTGCAAATCCGAAAACCCAAAAGAAGAGTGACCCCGAAATGGAAAAAGGCATTATCCATACCGACAATTTCTTGTCCGTCGACGACACCCGCATCATGAAGGCCATCGCAATTTGCTGCATGCTGATGCACCACCTCTGGAGTTTCCCAGCCCGAGTCGCCGTAAAACCGCTCGAAAACTTCTTCACGATTTTCGGGATGCCCTCTACCCTCTATCTTGGATTCTTTGGAAAAATCTGCGTCCCGATGTTCTTCTTCTTTGGCGGGTACGGGGTATACAAGAGGACTCTCGGGAAAAAATACGACGTCGTATTGAGACTGAAAAAGCTCTACTTTGCCTATTGGAAAGTCTTCGTCATCTTCATCCCTATCGGTTTTCTTTTCTTTTCGAACCAGGCAACTTACTGCAGCGAACCGTTCCTTTGCAACCGCTTTGCCAAGCTCGCCACAAAAGAACTGATATCCAACTTCCTAGGATTCACGTCGACCTACTGCAGGGAATGGTGGTTCCTGATTAGCTATGCGTTTGCGCTTGTATGCTTCCCGTTCGTGAGAGCCATCATCGACCGCTTCTCGGCATGGGCGAACATCGCCATCGCTATCGTCGTCACCATCCTGCTCACAAACATTTTCCCGGGAATCAGCAGGAGCCAGACCTTGGGCGTACTGGGGAGCAACTTCCTTTACCTCAAGTTCTTCTGCCAGATTGCACCCTACGCGGCATGCTTCTGGATGGGCGCCGTCGTCGCAAGGAACGGCCTTTTGGACAGGCTCAACGATTCCATGAAGTCAAACGGGCTCCTGAACCCCATAGTCGACATACTCACCTGGGCGTTCATCGTCTTCTTGAGACAGACCGAAATCGGCGACAAGTTCGACATTTTCTTCATTCCCGTCTTGACGGTAACCGGGCTT harbors:
- a CDS encoding deaminase; this translates as MNNNPTRTKLRDEVYTQMMVAQARLSKDQNTQMGAVLVSADGRVISTGYNGAPAGFDDETVPYTREKQKLAYDLLDADTGEVLSHHEFEANKYPFMVHAEINALHYARGKVPPGSKLYVIGFPCERCALDVSLSGVAEVFVTKDDYDPKSTLNNSRDTAYYMFAQAGIVVTLCGKRIRPVVSKPTAV
- a CDS encoding acyltransferase; this translates as MEKGIIHTDNFLSVDDTRIMKAIAICCMLMHHLWSFPARVAVKPLENFFTIFGMPSTLYLGFFGKICVPMFFFFGGYGVYKRTLGKKYDVVLRLKKLYFAYWKVFVIFIPIGFLFFSNQATYCSEPFLCNRFAKLATKELISNFLGFTSTYCREWWFLISYAFALVCFPFVRAIIDRFSAWANIAIAIVVTILLTNIFPGISRSQTLGVLGSNFLYLKFFCQIAPYAACFWMGAVVARNGLLDRLNDSMKSNGLLNPIVDILTWAFIVFLRQTEIGDKFDIFFIPVLTVTGLDLFKRIKWVRLSLVHLGKQSTNMWLIHPFFCYYYGAVAKVVSAPRYAVLSLLVLIALTYLGSVFVTLFWLGADRIYSRVKHVIHKRREARG
- a CDS encoding family 43 glycosylhydrolase; translated protein: MKMKKYGKLVLAMSFGLAAFALADNPISNYHYLADPAATADDEYFYIITDSDDPAGSDGYTIKSLYAFRSRDMKNWTDFGIVLEAKREYDNIGDIWASGIDIGPDGRFYIVYPDGGGGGVGLVGADEIQGPYKNPVPDNKKLINNWGGGLADCDGIGWCFDPAIFFDDDGQGYFTFGGGDSDSRPARDNNNNIFNIYKLNKNINGFDVSSKVELKIGGPKAMEASYIHKKGSTYYLSYSTADLRIAYGTSSNPMGPYTYKGIFMDNPNINGRNINANNNNHHGIAQFKGKWYVVYHDRRLVQASEHPASLGNANPDPAYHRSVSIDEFTYNGDEMNKLTYTDNGPKQVENFNPYEVYPALTSSKQKNIRSRTDWNKSDWSGGVAAKHVLTPYASKESWIRVSGVDFGGGATSFNVVAASVGDGNKIEIHSGSASGTLAGTCDIQKTSGWNDYAENTCEVTGLTGVVDELFLVFKGSKDSTMGILEWSFAGAGGPSVAAQQVPYDSVAVTLPAVIEAEKFDLGGARKAYSDAEKANQGDANFRADEGVDIVLLDSADASKGMAVGYTSVGEWIEYTVNVPVEGDYAIKVSASTGMDSASLSFQVDEKDVGQTIVVPKTGDDWSVYKEFTGGSAHLTAGEHVIRLVIQGDNVNVDWFSFGDQTPPTSFKNTVVKFSISDGDVYRVYSLAGKLMGTVDLAGRAPQQALSQAGYGKGVYLLRNARSGKMMNVSTAK